In Pseudobacter ginsenosidimutans, the following are encoded in one genomic region:
- a CDS encoding BT_3987 domain-containing protein, producing MNTLNKFLAFSCAGLLIVAGTGCLKDEAYDDHMANVVIDKNSKVIEVMGPIIGAYGQVLNFSTGDTSFKMVTVNLASEQPATEDIQVTLVVDPAVITEYNERNPTLTQLSPLPANNYNFQTLQITIPKGSREAELSGKIINPAFLETGKFALGMKIASTSPNYPISGNYGKQVIALRVKNKYHGLYHATGKFIHPTAGTRDIDEDKELVTVEPNSVQANLGDLGGSGYQMILTINPDNTVSIAKFGATPNIDYQGPNTYDPATKTFTLNYSYNGAGGPRIVREKIALK from the coding sequence ATGAACACACTAAATAAATTCCTTGCTTTCTCCTGTGCCGGATTATTGATAGTTGCCGGAACAGGTTGCCTGAAAGACGAGGCTTATGATGATCACATGGCCAATGTTGTGATCGATAAGAACAGTAAAGTAATTGAAGTGATGGGACCCATCATCGGGGCTTATGGACAGGTGCTCAATTTCAGCACTGGAGACACTTCTTTCAAGATGGTAACAGTGAACCTGGCATCAGAGCAGCCAGCTACTGAAGATATCCAGGTAACGCTGGTGGTGGATCCTGCGGTGATCACTGAGTATAATGAACGGAACCCAACACTGACACAGCTTTCACCGCTTCCTGCCAATAATTACAATTTCCAGACTTTGCAGATCACTATTCCAAAAGGTAGCAGGGAAGCTGAACTCAGTGGAAAGATCATTAATCCTGCTTTTCTTGAAACAGGCAAGTTTGCGTTGGGGATGAAGATCGCTTCCACTTCACCCAACTATCCAATCAGTGGCAATTACGGCAAACAGGTAATTGCATTGCGCGTGAAGAACAAATACCATGGCCTGTATCATGCTACCGGTAAATTCATTCACCCCACTGCCGGTACAAGGGATATCGATGAAGATAAGGAACTGGTGACTGTAGAGCCCAACTCAGTGCAGGCTAACCTGGGAGATTTGGGGGGCAGCGGCTACCAGATGATCCTTACCATCAATCCCGACAATACCGTTTCCATTGCCAAATTCGGAGCTACTCCCAATATCGATTACCAGGGTCCGAATACATATGATCCGGCAACAAAGACCTTTACGCTCAATTATTCCTATAATGGAGCAGGGGGGCCGAGGATCGTTCGGGAAAAGATTGCACTTAAATAA
- a CDS encoding SusC/RagA family TonB-linked outer membrane protein, with the protein MRKILSLLAVLVLLYVSATAQSRYITGQVRDNQGEPVPFTSVTLKSSGKGVTSDVNGNFRILAATGDVLVFTAVGTESTEVTVGSSDILSVTLTKTGNLQEVVVTALGVRRQAKELGYSTARVRNSEITQAKTVNLQNGLTGKVSGLSITTVNSGVFEETKINLRGLRSLTGNNQPLLVVDNIPISLSFISVLNPNDVEDVNVLKGASAAALYGPDGVNGVILVTTKRGSSKPYLQVGQSVQLARVSFLPKMQSRFGGGTSEDALGRPLYDPIENQQFGPEFNGEMVDLGPELEDGDVQRVRYSPLKNEKKKFWNNGLTLQTDVAFSAKDFYMSAQLADLKGLMPKDQNKRNSLRINTSREYGKLKATLNLNYVQSNYNVVNNAAYAGRFASSYNGSVYFTVLNTPMHVPLTSYKDIKNNKYAQYSNYYNEYFVNPYWAIEAHRSKGRTDNLLGALELNYNFFEWLQATYRVGTSFSYGTFKNENQPIETTQFAQDHRGQQFDAAPGSMADGSDFASRITHEFFLNGRKELPADFTLNYIVGGRYRENRTKNMTTTGNNLVVPYLYNLSNRSGEAVGFESNTKNRLVSLFGQASLNYKGWANLEFSAANDWDSRLNIDNNSYFYPAVSASLLLTDAIPALGESKILSYAKLRGSWSKSANVNLLTYALEPTFSQSGGFPFGNLGGFGADNFVTNPLIQPEKVNSKEIGIELGFMKNRFNVDVTYYTQKNTDQILDVQQSAAAGPTLYRTNTADFKNYGVEIDLNLTPLVKIGSGRLNFGFNATYNDNKIISLFPGINELSIGGTNFFTQIAASSPDAFNYAIVGKPAFVFKLSDYVRDEQGRVIVDRITGDPSLEDSLVVRGRSMPLWTLGFNPSFSWKGLTISMTWDYKGGHYAYHGIGSDMDFTGISQRSAQFGRQRFVFPNSVYDDGTGKMVENQTVTTSSGNRSFWAVGATNTSIGTNYFSSAAYWKLREIAISYSLPFKFVGEGQVIKKAVVGFTGRNLFAFIPSSNQWTDPEFNYTAAGNTFGLNNVFSTPPARTFGGYITLTF; encoded by the coding sequence ATGAGAAAAATTCTGTCACTGCTCGCAGTGCTGGTACTATTATATGTATCGGCAACTGCCCAAAGCCGGTATATAACCGGTCAGGTCCGGGATAATCAGGGAGAACCCGTACCTTTTACTTCAGTCACTCTCAAATCTTCAGGAAAGGGCGTCACCTCAGACGTCAACGGAAATTTCAGAATCTTAGCGGCTACCGGGGATGTTTTGGTTTTCACGGCGGTGGGAACCGAATCTACCGAAGTAACTGTCGGCTCCAGCGACATTCTTTCTGTTACACTCACCAAAACAGGCAATCTCCAGGAAGTAGTGGTAACGGCATTGGGTGTACGCCGTCAGGCCAAAGAGCTGGGATACTCAACTGCGCGTGTGCGTAACAGTGAGATCACCCAGGCAAAGACCGTTAATCTGCAGAACGGTCTTACCGGTAAGGTTTCCGGCTTAAGCATCACCACGGTGAACAGCGGTGTGTTTGAAGAAACCAAGATCAATCTCCGCGGTCTCCGTTCCCTTACGGGTAACAACCAGCCCTTGCTGGTGGTGGACAATATCCCCATTTCGCTCAGCTTCATCTCAGTACTGAACCCGAACGATGTGGAGGATGTGAACGTGCTCAAAGGCGCATCCGCCGCTGCCTTGTATGGTCCTGATGGTGTGAACGGTGTGATCCTGGTAACTACCAAAAGAGGTTCCTCCAAACCTTATCTCCAGGTAGGCCAGTCTGTTCAGCTTGCCAGGGTAAGCTTCCTGCCCAAAATGCAATCCCGCTTCGGTGGTGGTACTTCCGAAGATGCGTTGGGACGTCCGTTGTACGACCCCATCGAGAACCAGCAATTCGGTCCGGAATTCAATGGCGAAATGGTGGATCTCGGTCCTGAACTGGAAGACGGCGACGTACAAAGAGTACGCTACAGCCCGCTCAAAAACGAAAAGAAAAAATTCTGGAACAATGGTCTTACGCTACAGACCGATGTGGCCTTCTCTGCAAAAGACTTCTACATGTCCGCTCAGCTTGCAGATCTGAAAGGTCTGATGCCGAAAGACCAGAACAAGAGGAACTCTCTGCGTATCAACACCAGCAGGGAATACGGAAAGCTCAAGGCAACCCTCAACCTCAACTATGTTCAGAGCAATTACAATGTGGTGAATAATGCAGCCTATGCAGGCCGCTTCGCCAGCAGTTACAATGGTAGCGTATATTTCACCGTTCTCAATACGCCGATGCATGTGCCCCTCACATCTTACAAGGATATCAAGAACAACAAGTATGCACAATACTCCAATTATTACAATGAGTATTTTGTGAATCCATACTGGGCTATTGAAGCACATCGCTCCAAAGGAAGGACCGATAACCTGCTCGGCGCCCTGGAGCTCAACTACAATTTCTTTGAATGGCTGCAGGCCACTTACCGTGTGGGTACATCTTTTTCTTATGGCACTTTCAAGAACGAGAACCAGCCCATCGAAACAACACAGTTTGCACAGGATCATCGTGGTCAGCAATTTGATGCTGCGCCAGGCAGTATGGCTGATGGAAGTGATTTCGCCAGCCGTATCACACATGAGTTCTTCCTCAATGGCAGAAAAGAATTACCAGCTGATTTCACTTTGAATTATATCGTTGGTGGACGGTATCGCGAGAACCGCACCAAGAATATGACCACCACGGGTAATAACCTGGTGGTTCCTTATCTCTATAACCTGAGCAACAGATCAGGTGAGGCGGTAGGTTTTGAGAGCAATACAAAGAACAGGCTGGTTTCCCTATTTGGTCAGGCAAGTCTGAACTATAAGGGATGGGCCAATCTGGAATTCTCCGCAGCCAATGATTGGGACAGCCGCCTCAACATCGATAACAATTCCTACTTCTATCCTGCAGTCAGTGCCTCACTCTTACTCACCGATGCGATACCTGCTCTCGGAGAAAGCAAGATCCTTTCTTACGCCAAACTCCGCGGATCATGGTCCAAATCAGCGAACGTGAACCTCCTTACATATGCGCTGGAACCCACATTCAGCCAGTCAGGGGGATTCCCATTCGGTAACCTTGGCGGATTCGGTGCAGATAATTTCGTTACCAATCCGCTGATCCAGCCCGAAAAAGTAAATTCAAAAGAAATAGGTATCGAGCTCGGATTCATGAAGAACAGGTTCAATGTGGATGTAACTTATTACACGCAGAAAAATACAGACCAGATCCTGGATGTACAGCAATCTGCAGCTGCCGGACCTACTTTATACAGGACCAATACTGCCGACTTCAAAAACTATGGAGTTGAGATCGATCTTAATCTTACACCGCTAGTGAAGATCGGATCCGGAAGACTCAATTTCGGATTCAATGCTACGTATAACGACAATAAAATTATATCTCTCTTTCCCGGTATCAATGAGCTTTCTATCGGAGGCACCAACTTTTTCACGCAGATCGCTGCCAGCTCTCCAGATGCCTTCAACTATGCTATTGTGGGCAAACCTGCATTCGTGTTCAAACTCAGCGACTATGTGCGTGATGAACAGGGCCGTGTAATTGTAGACAGGATCACCGGGGACCCAAGCCTGGAAGACAGTCTGGTAGTTCGTGGAAGATCGATGCCGCTGTGGACACTCGGTTTCAATCCGAGTTTCTCCTGGAAAGGACTTACCATCTCCATGACCTGGGATTATAAAGGAGGTCACTACGCTTATCATGGTATCGGTTCCGACATGGACTTCACCGGTATCTCCCAACGCAGTGCACAATTCGGCCGTCAACGTTTCGTATTCCCTAATTCAGTGTATGACGATGGTACCGGCAAGATGGTAGAAAATCAAACCGTAACTACATCCAGCGGTAACCGCAGCTTCTGGGCTGTGGGTGCCACCAACACTTCAATTGGCACCAACTATTTCTCCAGCGCTGCCTATTGGAAACTGCGCGAAATAGCCATCTCTTACTCACTTCCTTTCAAGTTTGTGGGAGAAGGACAGGTGATCAAAAAAGCTGTAGTTGGTTTTACCGGACGTAACCTGTTTGCATTCATACCATCATCCAACCAGTGGACTGACCCTGAGTTCAACTATACTGCTGCGGGTAACACTTTCGGTTTGAACAACGTGTTCTCTACGCCACCTGCCAGAACTTTTGGAGGATACATTACGCTGACCTTCTAA
- a CDS encoding SusD/RagB family nutrient-binding outer membrane lipoprotein: MKHSIYKIILPVALLSAGLAGCKKQLDINKNPNAVTESNITADLIIPNALSGTGAQTALAYGWLANWMGYWSPSGSYNPNTEESTYNITSSFQETKWANIYNVLFDLDVAERKASEKGQTYMRAMAMIAKAHLFQNLVDLYGNVPYSQTFKALEFPTPAYDKGEDIYASLQAKLDTAISLMEAASPTAVDEKVDIVFHGEHTLWEKFANTIKLRLLIRNSLNNPNPTAELAKIEAKGGVLSFDESASVNPGYLNDNNKQSPFYGAYGLTPSGNQANEYFRANAYIIDVLRNGADPRLGYFFKPAPSPLNPSVPYVGNVYGRDPDVNFNGDRTSNIGEGLVKGFDQDQWIITSVESLFLRAEAVARGWLAGDAQEAYEDAVYESFYWLGVEDADDEAATFLETEGADWANAGATVDSKVRFIVRQKYIALIGINPLEAWNDYRRLGVPANVPLSVNAARGSRVIPLRLIYPSAEYAVNSANVQAQGNITPMTPVFWDK, encoded by the coding sequence ATGAAACATTCTATTTATAAAATAATACTGCCTGTTGCTTTGCTCTCAGCGGGTTTGGCGGGATGTAAGAAACAACTGGACATCAACAAGAATCCCAATGCGGTGACCGAATCCAATATCACTGCAGACCTGATCATCCCAAATGCTTTGAGCGGTACAGGAGCACAAACTGCACTGGCTTATGGCTGGCTCGCCAACTGGATGGGTTACTGGTCACCGTCAGGATCCTATAACCCGAATACGGAAGAGTCTACCTATAATATCACCAGCTCTTTCCAGGAAACGAAATGGGCCAACATTTATAACGTGCTTTTCGACCTGGATGTAGCAGAAAGGAAGGCCAGTGAAAAAGGCCAGACCTATATGCGCGCCATGGCGATGATCGCCAAAGCACACCTCTTCCAGAACCTGGTAGACCTGTATGGAAATGTTCCGTACTCTCAAACTTTCAAGGCACTTGAATTCCCTACGCCGGCTTATGATAAAGGTGAAGATATATATGCTTCACTTCAGGCTAAGCTGGACACTGCCATCAGTCTGATGGAAGCAGCTTCTCCTACTGCTGTTGATGAAAAAGTAGATATCGTGTTTCATGGTGAACATACATTATGGGAGAAGTTTGCCAATACCATCAAATTGCGCCTGCTGATCCGCAACAGCCTCAACAACCCCAACCCAACAGCTGAGCTGGCCAAGATCGAAGCCAAAGGCGGTGTGTTGAGTTTCGATGAAAGCGCTTCTGTGAATCCGGGATATTTAAATGATAACAATAAGCAAAGCCCTTTTTATGGCGCTTATGGACTTACACCTTCCGGTAACCAGGCCAACGAATATTTCCGTGCCAATGCTTATATCATTGATGTGCTGAGAAATGGCGCAGATCCAAGGCTGGGATACTTCTTCAAACCTGCACCTTCACCATTGAACCCTTCAGTGCCTTATGTGGGTAACGTATATGGAAGAGACCCGGATGTGAATTTCAATGGAGACCGTACTTCAAATATCGGAGAAGGACTGGTGAAAGGATTTGACCAGGACCAATGGATCATCACTTCTGTTGAAAGTCTTTTCCTGCGCGCTGAAGCAGTGGCAAGGGGATGGCTGGCAGGTGATGCACAGGAAGCTTATGAAGATGCTGTGTATGAATCTTTCTACTGGTTAGGTGTGGAAGATGCGGATGACGAAGCTGCCACCTTCCTTGAAACAGAAGGCGCCGACTGGGCCAATGCTGGCGCTACAGTGGATTCAAAAGTGAGATTCATCGTCAGACAAAAATATATTGCCCTGATCGGCATCAATCCGCTGGAAGCATGGAACGATTACAGGAGATTGGGCGTACCTGCCAATGTTCCGCTCTCTGTGAACGCTGCAAGAGGATCCAGGGTGATTCCATTGCGGCTGATCTATCCTTCTGCGGAATATGCCGTGAACAGCGCCAATGTTCAGGCACAGGGAAATATTACACCCATGACACCAGTGTTCTGGGATAAATAA
- a CDS encoding ribose-phosphate pyrophosphokinase, translating into METTVKIFSGTGSQYLAEKIAQQYGTTLGKITISKFSDGEIQPVFQESIRGDMVFLVQSTFAPAENILELLLMIDAARRASAYKVVVVMPYYGYARQDRKDKPRVAIGSKLIANMLVAAGADRVITMDLHAPQIQGYFDIPVDHLDSSAIFIPYIQQLQLENLTFAAPDVGSANRIREIATYFNADMVICDKHRKRANEIASMVVIGDVTDRDVVLIDDICDTGGTLAKSAGLLMEKGARSVRALCTHPVLSGNAYSNIENSVLDELVVCDTIPLKQKIQKIKVLSVAELFAVAIRNAYENRSITGLFIHSQMRNK; encoded by the coding sequence ATGGAAACAACTGTCAAGATCTTTTCAGGCACCGGGTCGCAGTACCTCGCCGAAAAAATAGCGCAGCAATATGGCACCACGCTGGGCAAAATCACGATCTCTAAATTCAGTGATGGTGAAATTCAGCCAGTTTTCCAGGAAAGTATCCGTGGAGATATGGTTTTCCTGGTTCAATCCACTTTCGCCCCCGCCGAGAACATTCTTGAACTGCTCCTGATGATCGATGCAGCCAGAAGGGCTTCCGCCTACAAAGTAGTGGTGGTGATGCCTTATTATGGATATGCCCGTCAGGACAGGAAGGATAAGCCTCGTGTGGCGATCGGTTCTAAATTGATTGCCAATATGTTAGTGGCAGCAGGGGCGGACAGGGTGATCACGATGGACCTCCACGCTCCCCAGATTCAGGGCTATTTCGACATCCCTGTGGACCACCTGGACAGTTCCGCGATATTTATTCCCTACATACAGCAACTTCAACTGGAAAATCTTACCTTTGCGGCCCCTGACGTAGGCAGCGCCAACAGGATCCGTGAAATTGCCACCTACTTCAATGCAGATATGGTGATCTGCGATAAGCACCGTAAACGTGCCAATGAGATCGCCAGCATGGTAGTGATAGGTGATGTTACAGACAGGGATGTAGTTCTTATTGATGATATCTGCGATACAGGCGGCACCCTTGCTAAATCAGCAGGACTGCTGATGGAAAAGGGAGCAAGAAGTGTAAGGGCCTTGTGTACACACCCCGTATTGAGTGGCAATGCCTACTCCAATATCGAGAACAGTGTGCTGGATGAGCTGGTGGTTTGCGATACCATCCCCCTGAAGCAGAAGATCCAAAAGATCAAAGTGCTGAGCGTAGCCGAGCTTTTTGCAGTGGCCATCCGCAATGCATATGAGAACAGAAGTATCACAGGCCTCTTCATCCATAGTCAGATGAGGAATAAATAG
- a CDS encoding DUF3467 domain-containing protein encodes MQEQQEQNNQLNIEISEEIAEGQYANLVIITHSHAEFVVDFVNVMPGTPKSKVKSRVILTPQHAKRFMKALTENISRFESINGKIQDLEETQLPMNFGGPTAQA; translated from the coding sequence ATGCAAGAACAGCAGGAACAAAACAATCAGTTGAATATCGAGATCTCGGAAGAGATAGCTGAAGGTCAATATGCCAACCTCGTTATCATTACACATTCTCATGCAGAGTTTGTAGTGGACTTCGTGAATGTGATGCCCGGAACTCCCAAAAGCAAGGTCAAGAGCAGGGTGATCCTCACACCCCAGCATGCCAAGCGTTTTATGAAGGCCCTAACGGAGAACATCAGCCGATTTGAAAGCATCAATGGCAAGATCCAGGACCTGGAGGAAACCCAGCTTCCCATGAACTTCGGCGGCCCTACTGCTCAGGCTTAA
- the folD gene encoding bifunctional methylenetetrahydrofolate dehydrogenase/methenyltetrahydrofolate cyclohydrolase FolD, producing MQILDGQVVSQATKDELKMKVGQLTAAGKKVPHLAAVLVGSNGASETYVGSKVKTCEEIGYKSTLLRLPEDISEFKLLQAIEDLNNDPDVDGILVQLPLPKHISEAKVIETIDPSKDVDGFHPMSAGKLVQGLPTFVSATPHGIMLMLEHYKIDTKGKHAVVIGRSNIVGRPMSILLSANTNPGNCTVTVCHSQTKNLKEICLQADIIVAALGRPEFVTADMVKEGAVVIDVGITRVADTTKKRGYSIKGDVDFQNVSPKCSYITPVPGGVGPMTIAALMANTYRACMERN from the coding sequence ATGCAAATCTTAGACGGACAAGTTGTATCCCAGGCCACAAAGGACGAACTCAAAATGAAAGTAGGCCAGTTGACCGCAGCAGGAAAAAAAGTGCCCCACCTCGCAGCAGTACTGGTTGGAAGTAATGGCGCCAGTGAAACTTATGTTGGTTCCAAAGTGAAGACCTGCGAAGAGATCGGATATAAATCCACCCTGCTCCGCCTCCCGGAAGACATCAGTGAATTCAAACTGTTGCAGGCCATCGAAGACCTGAACAATGATCCGGATGTTGATGGTATCCTGGTACAACTGCCGCTCCCAAAACATATTTCTGAAGCCAAAGTGATTGAAACCATCGACCCTTCCAAAGACGTGGACGGTTTCCATCCCATGAGTGCAGGAAAATTGGTTCAGGGACTTCCCACATTCGTTTCCGCAACGCCGCACGGCATCATGCTGATGCTGGAACATTATAAGATCGATACCAAAGGCAAACATGCCGTGGTGATCGGACGCAGCAATATCGTTGGCCGTCCCATGAGTATCCTGCTCAGCGCCAATACCAATCCCGGTAACTGTACCGTAACCGTTTGCCATTCGCAAACAAAGAACCTGAAAGAGATCTGCCTGCAGGCCGACATTATCGTAGCTGCATTGGGCAGACCTGAATTCGTTACTGCTGATATGGTGAAAGAAGGCGCCGTAGTAATTGACGTTGGCATCACCCGCGTAGCTGACACTACCAAAAAAAGAGGTTACTCCATCAAAGGTGATGTAGACTTTCAGAACGTATCGCCAAAGTGCAGCTATATCACGCCCGTTCCCGGCGGTGTAGGCCCCATGACCATCGCAGCGCTGATGGCCAATACCTACCGCGCCTGCATGGAAAGGAACTAG
- a CDS encoding fumarylacetoacetate hydrolase family protein — protein sequence MKIFCVGRNYVAHANELGNEVPDEPIIFLKPKSALLQAHTPFYYPEFTNELDYECELVLRISKNGKYIQERFANKYYDAVTAGIDFTARDVQRDLQSKGLPWEKAKAWDNSAVIGKWVPFQNVKNKKDLNFCLYKNKELVQQGNSNLMINNFDKVIAHISNYFSVNIGDLVFTGTPAGVGECVVGDELEAFIEDESMLNLEIK from the coding sequence ATGAAAATATTCTGTGTAGGCCGTAACTACGTGGCACACGCAAACGAATTGGGAAACGAAGTACCAGATGAGCCGATTATTTTTCTGAAACCTAAAAGTGCTCTGTTGCAGGCACACACTCCATTCTACTATCCTGAATTCACAAACGAGCTGGATTACGAATGCGAACTGGTGTTAAGAATATCAAAGAACGGAAAATACATCCAGGAAAGGTTTGCCAACAAATACTACGACGCAGTTACAGCCGGTATCGATTTCACTGCACGCGATGTGCAACGCGACCTGCAATCGAAAGGTTTACCGTGGGAAAAAGCGAAAGCCTGGGACAACTCCGCCGTGATCGGCAAATGGGTCCCCTTTCAAAATGTCAAGAATAAAAAAGACCTGAACTTCTGCCTCTATAAAAACAAAGAACTTGTTCAGCAAGGCAACTCCAATCTCATGATCAATAATTTCGACAAAGTGATCGCTCACATTTCGAATTATTTTTCAGTGAACATCGGGGATCTTGTTTTCACCGGCACGCCTGCAGGAGTAGGAGAGTGTGTGGTAGGAGACGAGTTGGAAGCATTCATCGAAGATGAAAGCAT
- the radC gene encoding RadC family protein, with protein sequence MQAKKYAKRKKIYGIQKWAMEERPREKLLSKSPHHLSNAELLALILNSGASQKTSVDLATEILKLTENNLAALQRITVQQLMAIKGVGPAKAAKVAASLELARRMQAALPDRLAEVDGIKDAAYYLQKRFSYYSHEIFGVMFLNNANKVKAFSVISEGGITGTTVDVRLILKKALETEATKLILGHNHPSGNMQPSKADEELTARIRNAANQLDIEVLDHLIITQQGYFSFANEGMI encoded by the coding sequence ATGCAAGCGAAAAAATACGCAAAGAGGAAGAAAATTTATGGGATCCAAAAATGGGCCATGGAAGAGCGGCCCAGGGAAAAACTACTTAGTAAAAGCCCGCATCATCTTTCCAATGCAGAATTGCTGGCCCTGATCCTGAACAGTGGGGCTTCTCAAAAAACTTCTGTCGATCTGGCAACCGAGATCCTGAAATTGACGGAGAACAATCTCGCAGCATTGCAGCGAATAACCGTTCAGCAACTCATGGCCATCAAGGGCGTGGGACCTGCCAAGGCCGCGAAAGTGGCCGCCAGCCTTGAATTGGCGAGACGCATGCAGGCAGCCTTACCCGATCGGTTAGCCGAAGTGGATGGCATCAAGGATGCCGCGTATTATTTACAGAAACGCTTCAGCTATTATTCCCATGAAATATTCGGGGTAATGTTCCTGAACAATGCCAATAAAGTGAAAGCGTTCTCCGTGATCAGTGAAGGGGGCATCACCGGTACTACCGTAGATGTACGATTGATCCTGAAAAAAGCGCTGGAAACAGAAGCTACCAAACTGATACTGGGGCATAATCATCCTTCCGGCAATATGCAACCGAGCAAGGCAGACGAGGAACTGACCGCCAGGATCAGGAATGCCGCTAATCAATTAGACATTGAAGTGCTGGACCACCTGATCATCACCCAACAGGGTTATTTCAGTTTTGCCAATGAAGGAATGATATAG
- the pth gene encoding aminoacyl-tRNA hydrolase — translation MSKFLIVGLGNIGIEYAGTRHNIGFEVADALAIKHGASFRPDRLADLAEVKYRGKQLIIIKPTTYMNLSGKAVKYWLDKEKIATSNVLVILDELALPLSKLRLRPSGSDGGHNGLRSIQAALGTDQYPRLRFGIGNNYPKGMQAEFVLGKWWKEEIPVVLRKIEKCVEIIENVAHIGIERTMNEVNKLEFPL, via the coding sequence ATGTCAAAATTCCTCATCGTAGGTTTAGGCAATATTGGCATAGAATACGCAGGAACCCGCCACAATATTGGATTTGAAGTGGCGGATGCACTTGCAATCAAACATGGCGCATCATTCCGGCCAGACAGGTTAGCAGACCTTGCAGAAGTTAAGTATCGTGGAAAACAGTTGATAATAATCAAGCCCACCACCTATATGAACCTTAGTGGTAAGGCGGTTAAATATTGGCTGGATAAAGAAAAGATCGCAACCTCAAACGTATTGGTGATACTCGATGAGCTTGCATTACCATTGTCGAAACTTCGACTCAGACCTTCGGGTAGTGATGGAGGTCATAATGGTTTAAGAAGCATTCAGGCAGCATTGGGAACCGATCAATATCCAAGATTGAGATTTGGAATCGGTAATAATTATCCCAAAGGAATGCAAGCTGAATTCGTACTCGGGAAGTGGTGGAAAGAAGAAATTCCAGTAGTTCTACGCAAGATCGAAAAGTGCGTTGAAATTATTGAAAACGTTGCCCACATTGGCATTGAACGCACCATGAACGAAGTGAATAAATTGGAGTTTCCACTATGA
- a CDS encoding 50S ribosomal protein L25: MKAITIEGQLRTETGKKATRQLRSQGLVPGVIYGGAQEVSFSAPVLAFKTLVYTPEFQVAEIKVDGKTYRTILKDIQFDKVTDELNHIDFLELVAGRPVVATIPIKFTGSSAGVKAGGKLITKIKSLKVKAAPEHLSENIEVDLTNLELNGNIRVEDVKADNIEILNSPRIPIASVVMTRQLKQEEAAAPAKGAAAAKPAAKK, translated from the coding sequence ATGAAAGCAATTACAATCGAAGGACAACTGAGGACCGAAACCGGGAAAAAAGCCACCCGCCAACTTCGCTCTCAGGGCCTGGTGCCTGGTGTAATTTATGGCGGTGCACAGGAAGTTAGTTTTTCAGCTCCCGTGCTGGCTTTTAAAACGCTGGTGTACACTCCGGAATTTCAGGTAGCAGAAATTAAAGTGGATGGAAAGACTTACAGGACTATCCTGAAAGACATTCAATTCGACAAGGTTACTGATGAGCTGAACCATATCGACTTCCTTGAACTGGTAGCTGGCCGACCTGTTGTTGCCACTATTCCTATCAAGTTCACAGGATCTTCTGCTGGTGTGAAAGCGGGTGGTAAACTGATCACAAAGATCAAATCACTCAAAGTGAAGGCTGCTCCCGAGCATCTGAGCGAGAACATCGAAGTAGACCTGACCAACCTGGAACTGAACGGTAATATCCGTGTAGAAGACGTGAAGGCCGATAATATCGAGATCCTGAACTCTCCACGTATTCCTATCGCTTCTGTGGTGATGACACGTCAACTGAAACAGGAAGAAGCAGCAGCTCCTGCCAAAGGCGCAGCCGCAGCTAAACCTGCAGCCAAGAAGTAA